A stretch of the Pedobacter sp. MC2016-14 genome encodes the following:
- a CDS encoding tartrate-resistant acid phosphatase type 5 family protein, protein MKRRDFVKHTALTAIGASLISPMEALAGERVTHLESDDLSPSILADDNFPLNFVALGDWGRSGEYHQLEVGKQMGVWAATHPNKFIISVGDNFYPRGVVSEHDPLWHYSFENVYTAHSLQDDWYPVLGNHDYGSDPDAQVRYSKVSRRWNMPSRYYSKEMKIGKGKETVLFVFIDTQPIVYDMEDQAPKQQLAWIDETLKNASSDVKWKIVVGHHPCYTVGPRIKNYDTLEIRKSLTGLFEKHKVDIYLSGHEHSLQHLKINGFPHQFISGAGSELTPVESGVAYSRFESSTHGFMYFSINTTKVAVKAINDEGTVLYQTTLNK, encoded by the coding sequence ATGAAAAGAAGAGACTTTGTTAAACACACCGCATTAACCGCCATTGGTGCTTCACTGATCAGTCCGATGGAAGCATTGGCAGGAGAGCGGGTTACGCATCTGGAAAGTGACGACTTATCGCCCAGTATACTGGCTGATGACAATTTTCCATTGAACTTTGTTGCCCTGGGTGACTGGGGCAGGAGTGGTGAGTACCATCAGTTAGAAGTGGGCAAACAAATGGGGGTATGGGCGGCTACACATCCTAATAAGTTTATCATCTCTGTAGGGGATAACTTTTATCCAAGGGGCGTGGTTAGCGAACATGATCCCTTATGGCACTATTCTTTTGAAAATGTATATACTGCGCATTCCCTGCAGGATGACTGGTATCCTGTACTCGGTAATCACGATTATGGTTCCGATCCGGATGCTCAGGTAAGGTACAGTAAAGTGAGCAGGCGCTGGAATATGCCTTCGCGGTATTACTCAAAAGAGATGAAGATTGGTAAGGGGAAAGAGACAGTACTGTTTGTATTTATCGATACCCAACCTATTGTTTATGATATGGAAGATCAGGCGCCAAAGCAGCAGCTGGCCTGGATAGATGAAACCTTAAAGAATGCTTCATCGGATGTGAAATGGAAAATTGTGGTAGGTCATCATCCTTGCTATACCGTTGGGCCACGCATTAAAAATTACGATACCCTGGAGATTAGAAAATCGTTAACTGGTTTGTTTGAAAAACATAAAGTAGACATTTACCTTTCTGGCCATGAACACTCTTTGCAGCACTTAAAAATAAATGGATTTCCACACCAGTTTATATCGGGTGCGGGCTCAGAACTTACTCCTGTGGAATCAGGTGTCGCCTACAGCCGTTTTGAGTCTTCAACACATGGATTTATGTATTTTTCTATCAATACCACTAAAGTAGCCGTAAAAGCCATCAACGATGAGGGCACAGTTTTGTATCAAACTACATTGAATAAATAG
- a CDS encoding lactonase family protein: MRKLVYLLIVMLTAFEAQAQNANYNLLIGSYTTGGKSKGIAVYNFNTKDASTLLKNTIAATNPSYLTVSRDKKFVYSVNETGATSTVSAFSFQPNSGKLVFLNKQDSEGADPCYLTADDHNVIVANYSGGSIAVFGRNADGSLAAAKQIIQHTGKSIDPLKRQESAHVHMTLFTPDQHYLIANDLGEDQTYVYKYTPGMVNKPLAVANVLKTNAGTGPRHLAFSPNGKFAYLAHEFNGSITAFKYNKGKLNSIQEIATTPKDFNGKIDGADIHVSPDGKFVYESNRGDANSISVFAIQSNGSLKFVETISTLGKGPRNFAIDPTGTYLLVAHQYSNEIVIFKRNPSTGKLSDTGKRIQTGAPVCLVFSAK; the protein is encoded by the coding sequence ATGAGGAAGCTGGTTTATCTTTTGATCGTAATGTTGACCGCTTTTGAGGCGCAGGCCCAGAATGCAAACTATAACTTACTGATTGGAAGTTATACCACAGGTGGAAAAAGCAAGGGCATCGCTGTCTATAACTTTAACACTAAAGATGCTTCCACACTTTTAAAAAATACCATTGCCGCAACTAATCCCAGCTACTTAACTGTTTCAAGGGATAAGAAATTTGTATACAGCGTTAACGAGACTGGGGCAACCAGTACCGTTAGCGCTTTTTCTTTCCAGCCAAATTCCGGCAAACTTGTATTTTTAAATAAACAGGATAGTGAAGGTGCAGATCCTTGTTACCTGACAGCAGATGACCATAATGTAATTGTGGCCAATTATTCTGGTGGTTCCATTGCCGTATTTGGCCGCAATGCCGATGGCTCTCTTGCCGCAGCCAAACAAATCATCCAGCACACCGGAAAAAGTATAGATCCGCTAAAAAGACAGGAAAGCGCACACGTGCACATGACTTTGTTTACGCCAGATCAGCATTATCTTATTGCTAATGATTTAGGGGAAGACCAAACCTATGTCTATAAGTATACCCCCGGAATGGTCAACAAACCACTGGCTGTTGCCAACGTGCTAAAAACCAATGCAGGAACTGGCCCAAGGCACCTGGCTTTTAGCCCGAATGGTAAATTCGCTTATCTTGCACATGAATTTAATGGTAGCATTACAGCGTTCAAATACAACAAAGGCAAGCTAAACAGCATTCAGGAAATAGCAACAACCCCAAAGGACTTTAATGGCAAAATAGATGGCGCGGATATTCATGTATCCCCTGATGGCAAATTTGTATATGAAAGCAACAGAGGAGACGCCAATTCCATTTCTGTATTTGCCATTCAGTCAAACGGCAGTCTTAAATTTGTTGAAACAATAAGCACGCTAGGTAAAGGACCAAGGAATTTCGCTATCGATCCGACCGGAACTTACCTGTTGGTAGCCCACCAATACAGCAATGAGATTGTGATTTTTAAGCGTAATCCTTCTACCGGCAAATTATCCGATACCGGTAAAAGAATCCAAACAGGCGCACCCGTTTGCCTGGTTTTTAGCGCTAAATAA
- a CDS encoding pseudouridine synthase — protein sequence MNKSNNRNSRDDKSKPGNRSTTGKNRSEERESRPGRTASDSKPPRAGERSRERSGTRSGEQSEERPRTDFKAKDSRSTGGAKPFGARPARDGDRQDSRSPREGERRTRSGERSGERSNERSGERPTERSNFKSGGSKPFGAKPSRDGERPAGKSFGTKGGAPRDAKPRAFKEGSSKEYPRNENRSYVKKDNFDADGERPFRTFDNKKSSTSRSTDSRPFRKREDENGRPTFRKPGEKPMVMRARKEAPAKVDDGLIRLNRYISNAGICSRRKADELIAAGVVSVNGEVVSELGHKVDPAKDDIRYNGELLKREKKVYVLLNKPKDYITTTDDPQERRTVMALVEKASRERIYPVGRLDRNTTGLLLLTNDGDLADKLSHPRNSVTKMYHVELSRSLSQGDLNKIEFGLELEDGIIKPDSVSYVAGASKKEIGIQIHSGKNRIVRRIFEHLGYDVVKLDRVVYGNLTKKDLPRGRWRYLEEHELIQIKHLIK from the coding sequence ATGAATAAAAGCAACAACAGGAACAGTCGGGATGACAAGTCCAAACCGGGAAACCGAAGCACAACTGGAAAAAACAGAAGTGAGGAAAGAGAGTCAAGGCCAGGAAGAACGGCATCAGATTCAAAACCACCCAGAGCCGGAGAGCGCTCCAGAGAACGTTCCGGCACCCGCTCAGGAGAACAATCTGAAGAGCGTCCACGTACAGATTTCAAAGCCAAAGATTCCAGGTCAACAGGTGGCGCTAAGCCTTTTGGCGCCAGGCCTGCCAGAGATGGCGACCGTCAGGACTCCAGATCACCCAGAGAAGGTGAACGCAGAACGCGTAGCGGAGAACGTTCAGGAGAGCGTTCAAACGAGCGTTCGGGAGAACGACCAACTGAGCGTTCAAACTTCAAATCAGGCGGATCAAAACCTTTTGGAGCTAAACCTTCCAGAGATGGTGAACGCCCGGCAGGAAAAAGCTTCGGAACTAAAGGCGGAGCACCAAGAGATGCCAAACCGCGTGCATTTAAGGAAGGTTCTTCTAAAGAATATCCTAGAAATGAAAACCGCAGTTATGTAAAAAAAGACAACTTTGACGCGGATGGCGAAAGACCATTCAGAACATTTGACAATAAAAAAAGCAGCACATCCAGATCTACAGACAGCAGACCTTTCCGCAAGAGAGAGGATGAAAATGGCAGGCCTACTTTCCGTAAGCCAGGCGAAAAGCCTATGGTTATGCGGGCAAGAAAAGAGGCCCCAGCTAAAGTAGACGATGGTCTGATCCGTTTAAACCGTTACATTTCCAATGCAGGGATTTGCTCCCGTCGTAAAGCCGACGAGCTGATTGCCGCAGGTGTGGTTTCTGTAAATGGTGAAGTCGTATCTGAACTGGGCCATAAAGTTGACCCTGCAAAAGATGACATCCGCTACAACGGAGAATTACTAAAACGGGAGAAGAAAGTTTACGTGCTGCTAAATAAACCGAAGGACTACATCACCACTACGGACGATCCGCAGGAGCGCCGTACAGTAATGGCACTGGTAGAAAAAGCAAGCAGAGAACGCATCTATCCTGTTGGTCGTCTGGACCGCAATACTACCGGATTGTTGTTGCTCACCAATGATGGTGACCTGGCAGATAAATTATCACACCCAAGAAATAGTGTAACTAAGATGTACCATGTTGAACTCAGCAGAAGTTTAAGTCAGGGCGACTTAAATAAAATTGAGTTTGGATTGGAACTTGAGGATGGGATCATTAAACCAGATTCGGTATCTTATGTAGCTGGTGCTTCTAAAAAAGAAATTGGCATACAGATCCACAGCGGAAAAAACAGAATTGTTCGCCGTATTTTTGAACATTTAGGTTATGATGTGGTGAAGCTGGATCGTGTGGTATACGGAAATTTAACTAAAAAAGACCTTCCGAGAGGAAGATGGAGATATTTGGAAGAGCATGAGCTGATCCAGATTAAACACCTGATTAAATAA
- a CDS encoding lytic transglycosylase domain-containing protein, translating to MPQATKSQKEVTNSTNKKDTTTTQIIPQKKEPEVKKDGPGFKKAQLSFAKERLPEGDKKVAGKMKRILASFNHRHIQTNRLHQKAAEWFPVIEPILAFYGIPNDFKYVPLVESGLNAGVSAKGAAGFWQFMPGTARSYGLKVNSDIDERKNLRKSTIAACKYIKELHDIFGNWALVAAAYNVGDNHMKKQINRQNQKNYFKMKLNRETAGYVYKLISMKAIVENPVQYGFRAPRALLAYNAENERSERELN from the coding sequence ATGCCCCAAGCAACAAAAAGTCAAAAAGAAGTAACCAACAGTACCAATAAAAAAGACACCACCACCACACAAATTATACCTCAAAAAAAGGAGCCTGAAGTTAAAAAAGACGGACCCGGATTTAAGAAAGCACAGTTAAGCTTTGCAAAAGAAAGACTACCCGAAGGAGACAAAAAGGTAGCAGGCAAAATGAAGCGGATTTTGGCTTCATTTAATCACCGCCACATCCAAACCAATCGTTTACATCAAAAAGCCGCGGAATGGTTTCCAGTAATTGAGCCAATTCTTGCTTTTTACGGCATTCCTAACGATTTTAAGTATGTTCCATTGGTAGAATCGGGCTTAAACGCTGGAGTTTCAGCCAAAGGTGCGGCCGGATTCTGGCAGTTTATGCCAGGTACAGCCAGAAGTTATGGCCTAAAGGTGAATAGCGATATCGATGAACGTAAAAATTTGCGTAAATCTACTATTGCCGCCTGCAAGTACATTAAAGAACTTCATGATATTTTTGGTAACTGGGCTTTAGTGGCTGCTGCCTATAATGTAGGTGATAACCACATGAAGAAGCAGATCAACCGTCAAAATCAGAAAAATTACTTTAAAATGAAGCTGAACCGTGAAACAGCAGGCTATGTTTATAAGCTGATTTCTATGAAAGCGATTGTAGAAAATCCAGTTCAGTATGGTTTTAGGGCACCAAGAGCTTTATTAGCTTATAATGCTGAAAACGAAAGATCGGAAAGAGAATTAAATTAA
- a CDS encoding DUF6443 domain-containing protein, with product MPPKCSFSALKKTGRGWLLTLLVFFCAGFNSTKAQSGTWMYDAIPAGVLGSGGNPYFLDSHYLETYSYYNSIGGYGVDLWYTFTLNDYTELQISTCGSEISTALHVLDQYNNPVAYSDYSGSCGYQAEVVQTFAPGTYYVAVEGSGYTSYSGSIQMFMYAIPSAVQPDGATINNPIVAGTMGSCGGFFSDSRSNGTSGMGDEYGQPNNDIYYQFTLSSASTVTLSHCGSGFDTYMHLLDASGNLIASNDDSALSPCLGSEAFIQMLLPAGTYYVVSEGAGNNTGNIITTINASSPTPIPGANMATAINAGSFNAPGSFTDTRSNADPCLGNDYGQSSNDIYYKFVLNGTADVTLSHCGSGFDTYMHVLDASGNLITSNDDTYVGSTSPCVGSQAFIQTTLSAGTYYLVSEGYSSNTGNIVSTINIIMTALPPLISYAAMPTFAVGTATTLTPANTGGAVCAPGQTFYFAGNGNAGSANGTGTSATLYNPLNSVVDALGNVYVCDAGNHQIRKITPTGVVSAFAGVGYGGYLDGTGTFARFQHPSSIAIDANSNLFVTDQQNHRIRKITPTGVVSTFAGSGSQGSANGMGTGASFNNPMGLAFDASGNLYVGDGGNNKIRKITPAGVVSNFAGTGTAGSANGPALSATFNQPMGLAVDAEGNMYVADRVSRQVRKISTSGVVSTIAGNNTAGYADGTGTAARFVDVNNLVIGNSGDLYVADQGNHMIRKVTPAGVVTTFTGALTPGSTNGPGTAARLNSPFGISRDGSGNMYVAENAGNRIRKLITSPYSISPALPAGLVFDNLTGTISGTPIVASPLTNYTITAYGFGSFASATVAFAVTLPVACITPSQNQNYVLTYTPLVADLTTEAAVVAASCDKMQVQTSIQYVDGLGRPLQTVRVKGNGNGTKDLIQPNAHDPFGRESIKYLPYTTSEGAPGTYRPDALTGSNGYSNSAQKNYFSLPNMDYKDMSSPYEVTVFEPSPLNRSTEQGAEGDVWQPIANNSLGHTQKMEYRANNISLAYGNDGFAVRLYRAASSVVVGHEHERTLSETGYYEANTLNLTISKNENWVSGKPCTTEEYKNNEGKLIAKRVFNLKDGIVETISTYYVYDDFGNLCFVLPANTNPDAGEINQATLDGYCYQYRYDHRNRLIEKRIPGQLNWNSLIYNILDQPILTQDPKQRKSGIWIYSKYDAVGRLIQSGIYSNSLSRAELQTLVNTETVLWEERIGTSDYGNLSFPRDGFEINTVNYYDDYSFPGGTDYNYTGSKMTRGLLTGTKVRVLGTNTMLSSLNFYDEEGRLKKNFKQHYLSGSLNANNYDETELYYYFSGSPKNSFRIHHSGSVLTTITNSYTYDHAGRKILTKESINSPQELVISKLEYNELGQLKTKYLHSADEINFLQHTDYFYNERGWLKRSISNEFSFELKYQDGTTPQYNGNIADQSWAAGPTLSNNFTYTYDALNRLLNGVSTGIVMNEALTYDVMGNIKSLSRDGGLAGTYAYNETKLEQVTNGSSATGIYHYDDNGNADLDGRTGVNLTYNILNLPALATKSGLNLAYTYDATGRKLRKVSNGITRHYIDGIEYDGNVIDVIHTDEGLARNNSGNYKYNYNLMDHLGNVRFSFQQNPITQQLERLQSDDYYPFGKRKSSGSPVSLTNKYLYNGKEIQDELNSNNEDGQYDYGARFYDPVIGRWNVIDPLSEESYAFNPYNYTENNPIKNIDPDGKSTTGTPDGISAGSKETAKYGPISYHNVDDEVWDGGFGQKPGYFVEKEGDPGKPKKFEERRATPEERHEMRVAQLESLRELNKILIIIAMARDLIAAELPNLLTYSSRWFSTKTVTISSEVLAKFAKHAFAKGRHADLGLSMETMLSKASTLVTKNMSKLTSGNNTLHVTVNGIQKTIMVNVENGVVRSMNMYPGISSRVTKETVINLGNVKW from the coding sequence ATGCCACCTAAATGCTCATTTTCTGCTCTTAAAAAAACCGGCCGCGGCTGGTTGTTAACCCTTCTTGTTTTCTTCTGCGCGGGTTTTAATTCTACTAAAGCACAGTCCGGCACCTGGATGTACGATGCCATTCCTGCAGGTGTACTGGGCAGTGGAGGCAATCCTTATTTTCTGGATAGTCATTATTTGGAAACTTATTCCTATTACAATAGTATCGGGGGGTACGGGGTTGATTTGTGGTATACCTTTACTCTAAATGATTACACAGAACTGCAGATCAGTACTTGTGGAAGTGAGATCAGTACGGCCCTGCATGTGTTGGATCAGTATAATAATCCGGTGGCTTATTCTGATTATTCCGGAAGTTGTGGCTATCAGGCGGAGGTAGTTCAGACTTTTGCTCCGGGTACATATTATGTTGCGGTAGAAGGAAGCGGATATACCTCCTATAGTGGATCGATACAGATGTTCATGTATGCAATACCCTCCGCTGTTCAGCCCGATGGCGCTACCATTAATAATCCAATTGTTGCGGGGACAATGGGATCTTGTGGAGGTTTTTTTTCAGATTCAAGGAGTAACGGTACTTCAGGGATGGGTGATGAATATGGACAGCCGAATAATGACATTTACTATCAGTTTACTTTAAGCAGCGCTTCCACAGTAACGCTTTCTCATTGCGGTAGTGGATTTGACACCTACATGCACTTGCTGGATGCTTCGGGGAATTTGATTGCCTCGAACGATGATTCTGCATTATCGCCTTGTTTAGGTTCTGAAGCTTTTATACAAATGCTGCTTCCAGCAGGCACTTATTATGTGGTTTCTGAAGGGGCAGGTAACAACACGGGAAATATTATAACTACTATTAATGCAAGTAGTCCTACTCCTATCCCCGGAGCTAATATGGCTACGGCTATTAATGCGGGGAGTTTTAACGCGCCGGGGAGTTTTACGGATACCAGAAGTAATGCGGATCCTTGTCTGGGGAATGATTATGGACAGAGCAGCAATGATATTTATTATAAGTTTGTGCTCAATGGAACTGCTGACGTGACTTTATCCCACTGTGGCAGTGGTTTTGATACCTATATGCATGTGCTCGATGCCTCTGGAAACCTGATTACGTCAAATGATGATACTTATGTAGGTTCTACATCTCCGTGCGTAGGATCGCAGGCTTTTATACAAACAACTTTATCTGCAGGCACGTATTACCTGGTTTCAGAAGGCTATTCTTCTAATACGGGAAACATTGTTTCAACAATAAATATAATAATGACGGCGCTGCCACCACTCATCAGCTACGCGGCTATGCCAACTTTCGCTGTGGGTACTGCTACGACCTTAACACCTGCCAATACCGGTGGTGCAGTTTGCGCACCTGGACAAACGTTTTATTTTGCGGGGAACGGAAATGCCGGTTCTGCAAATGGAACGGGCACATCGGCCACGCTATACAATCCTCTAAATTCAGTAGTTGATGCATTGGGCAATGTTTATGTATGTGATGCCGGAAACCACCAAATTCGGAAGATTACTCCTACAGGTGTAGTAAGCGCTTTTGCGGGGGTGGGATATGGAGGCTATTTAGACGGGACAGGCACATTCGCTCGTTTTCAGCATCCTTCTTCTATAGCCATTGATGCCAATAGTAATCTTTTTGTTACCGATCAGCAGAACCACAGGATTCGTAAAATTACCCCGACAGGTGTAGTAAGTACGTTCGCAGGGAGTGGTTCACAGGGTTCGGCCAATGGTATGGGTACCGGGGCTAGTTTTAACAACCCCATGGGTCTGGCTTTTGATGCTTCGGGGAACCTGTATGTCGGCGATGGGGGAAACAATAAGATCCGAAAAATCACACCTGCAGGTGTGGTCAGTAATTTTGCCGGAACGGGCACTGCCGGATCGGCAAATGGACCGGCACTGTCTGCCACGTTTAACCAGCCAATGGGCCTGGCTGTTGACGCTGAGGGAAATATGTACGTAGCTGACCGGGTAAGCAGACAGGTAAGAAAGATTAGTACTTCAGGGGTTGTTTCTACAATCGCGGGAAACAATACTGCGGGATATGCGGATGGGACTGGCACAGCAGCAAGATTTGTGGATGTTAACAATCTGGTGATTGGTAATTCAGGAGATTTATATGTGGCAGATCAGGGGAACCACATGATCCGCAAGGTTACCCCGGCTGGTGTGGTCACTACTTTTACTGGTGCACTTACTCCGGGCTCAACCAATGGTCCTGGTACTGCTGCGCGGCTGAACTCGCCCTTCGGTATTTCAAGGGATGGTAGCGGGAATATGTATGTAGCCGAGAATGCAGGTAACCGGATTCGAAAACTGATAACCAGTCCATATTCCATTAGTCCTGCGCTTCCTGCAGGTCTGGTATTTGATAACCTAACAGGTACCATCAGTGGTACGCCAATTGTGGCATCTCCATTAACTAACTACACAATTACTGCATATGGCTTTGGCAGTTTTGCTAGCGCTACGGTAGCCTTTGCAGTTACACTGCCTGTTGCTTGTATCACGCCAAGTCAGAATCAAAATTATGTGCTGACTTATACACCTTTGGTCGCAGATTTAACGACAGAGGCAGCTGTAGTTGCTGCCAGTTGCGATAAGATGCAGGTTCAAACCAGCATCCAATATGTTGACGGTCTAGGCAGGCCATTGCAAACTGTACGGGTTAAAGGCAATGGAAACGGAACTAAAGACCTCATTCAACCTAACGCACATGACCCTTTCGGGCGTGAAAGTATAAAATACCTTCCTTATACCACATCAGAAGGAGCACCAGGAACTTATCGCCCAGACGCGCTAACCGGAAGTAATGGCTATAGTAATAGTGCGCAAAAAAATTACTTTAGCTTACCGAATATGGATTATAAAGATATGTCCAGCCCATACGAGGTAACAGTATTTGAACCGTCACCATTAAACCGTAGTACAGAACAAGGCGCAGAAGGAGATGTATGGCAACCAATAGCAAATAATAGTTTAGGGCATACCCAGAAAATGGAATATCGTGCTAACAATATTTCCTTAGCTTACGGCAATGATGGTTTTGCTGTGCGATTATATAGGGCGGCATCATCGGTAGTAGTTGGACACGAACATGAAAGAACATTATCAGAAACAGGATACTATGAAGCTAATACATTAAATTTAACCATTTCAAAAAATGAAAACTGGGTATCTGGAAAACCATGCACTACTGAAGAATATAAAAATAACGAAGGCAAGTTGATTGCTAAGCGTGTATTCAACTTGAAAGATGGAATTGTCGAGACAATTTCCACTTACTATGTTTATGATGATTTTGGCAATCTGTGTTTTGTGCTACCTGCAAATACAAACCCAGATGCTGGTGAAATCAATCAAGCGACACTTGATGGTTATTGCTATCAATACCGCTATGATCATCGGAATAGATTAATTGAAAAGCGAATTCCCGGACAACTAAACTGGAATAGCCTTATTTATAATATACTTGATCAGCCTATCCTAACACAGGACCCAAAACAAAGAAAATCAGGCATCTGGATCTACAGCAAATACGACGCTGTAGGCAGATTAATACAATCTGGAATTTATTCCAATAGCTTATCACGAGCGGAACTACAGACATTAGTAAATACTGAAACTGTACTTTGGGAGGAAAGAATTGGGACTTCCGATTACGGAAATTTGAGTTTCCCTCGGGATGGTTTTGAGATCAATACTGTTAACTATTATGATGATTACTCTTTTCCAGGTGGTACAGACTATAATTACACAGGAAGTAAAATGACAAGAGGACTTTTAACTGGTACTAAAGTGAGAGTGCTTGGAACAAATACCATGCTATCGAGTTTAAACTTTTATGATGAAGAAGGCAGGCTAAAAAAGAATTTTAAGCAGCATTACCTTTCTGGCAGTCTGAATGCAAACAATTATGACGAAACTGAACTTTATTATTATTTTTCTGGTAGCCCTAAAAATAGCTTCCGGATCCATCACTCAGGATCAGTATTGACAACAATCACTAACAGCTACACATACGATCACGCAGGAAGAAAAATTTTAACTAAGGAGTCCATAAATTCACCTCAGGAACTTGTCATCAGCAAATTAGAATACAATGAATTAGGGCAATTAAAAACAAAGTACCTACATAGTGCAGATGAAATCAACTTTTTGCAACATACAGACTATTTCTACAATGAGCGTGGATGGTTAAAACGGTCTATTTCAAACGAATTTAGCTTTGAGTTGAAATATCAGGATGGAACAACACCTCAATACAATGGAAATATTGCAGATCAAAGCTGGGCTGCAGGTCCCACCTTATCTAATAATTTTACTTACACATATGATGCCCTTAATCGATTGCTTAATGGCGTGAGTACAGGAATTGTAATGAACGAGGCCTTAACCTATGATGTAATGGGCAATATTAAAAGCCTTAGCCGGGACGGAGGATTAGCGGGCACCTATGCTTATAATGAGACCAAATTAGAGCAGGTAACTAACGGCTCATCAGCCACCGGAATTTATCATTACGATGATAATGGGAACGCTGACTTAGATGGCCGAACAGGAGTAAATCTTACTTATAACATTTTAAACTTGCCTGCCCTTGCTACAAAATCGGGACTTAATTTGGCTTATACCTATGATGCAACGGGTCGTAAACTAAGGAAAGTTAGCAATGGGATAACACGCCACTATATCGACGGAATTGAATATGATGGAAATGTAATCGACGTTATTCATACAGATGAGGGACTGGCCAGAAATAATAGTGGAAACTATAAGTATAATTACAATTTAATGGACCATCTAGGTAATGTACGCTTTAGTTTTCAGCAGAACCCGATAACCCAACAACTTGAACGACTGCAAAGTGATGATTATTATCCCTTTGGAAAGCGTAAATCCTCTGGAAGTCCTGTATCTTTAACCAACAAATACCTTTACAATGGAAAGGAGATTCAAGATGAATTAAATTCAAATAATGAGGATGGGCAGTATGATTACGGCGCAAGGTTTTATGATCCGGTTATAGGAAGATGGAACGTTATAGATCCTCTGAGTGAGGAATCTTATGCATTTAACCCTTATAACTACACAGAAAACAATCCTATTAAGAATATTGACCCAGATGGGAAGAGTACAACTGGTACTCCTGACGGAATTTCAGCTGGGAGCAAAGAGACTGCTAAATATGGCCCCATAAGCTACCATAATGTAGACGATGAAGTTTGGGATGGCGGTTTTGGTCAAAAGCCGGGTTACTTTGTTGAAAAAGAAGGGGATCCTGGGAAACCAAAAAAGTTTGAAGAAAGACGGGCGACTCCCGAAGAAAGGCATGAGATGAGAGTTGCACAATTAGAATCCCTTCGTGAACTCAATAAAATTCTTATTATAATTGCCATGGCAAGGGACTTAATCGCCGCAGAATTACCAAATCTTTTGACTTATTCTTCAAGATGGTTTTCTACAAAAACTGTGACGATAAGTAGTGAAGTTCTAGCGAAATTCGCTAAACATGCATTTGCAAAAGGCAGACATGCTGATTTAGGTCTATCTATGGAAACTATGCTTAGTAAAGCATCTACTTTAGTAACTAAAAATATGTCGAAGCTAACCTCAGGAAATAATACTTTGCATGTAACCGTTAATGGAATTCAGAAAACCATTATGGTAAATGTTGAAAATGGAGTAGTTCGATCTATGAATATGTATCCCGGCATTTCAAGTCGAGTAACAAAAGAAACGGTAATTAATTTAGGGAATGTAAAATGGTAA